From the genome of Candidatus Deferrimicrobiaceae bacterium, one region includes:
- the secE gene encoding preprotein translocase subunit SecE → MAKSLKERMLDRLPGSRTASDEVRARKEDEPFLQKVSGFFQEFKTEMKKVTWPGRKETAASTVVVIITVLIIVLFLGLVDYALGRIVYSVLNF, encoded by the coding sequence ATGGCGAAATCTTTAAAAGAACGGATGCTCGATCGTCTCCCCGGGAGCCGGACCGCTTCCGACGAGGTTCGCGCCCGGAAAGAGGACGAGCCGTTTCTCCAGAAGGTCTCCGGTTTCTTCCAGGAGTTCAAGACCGAAATGAAGAAAGTGACTTGGCCGGGGCGGAAGGAGACCGCTGCCTCGACCGTGGTCGTCATCATTACCGTCCTGATCATCGTACTGTTTCTCGGCCTGGTCGACTACGCGCTCGGCCGGATCGTATACTCCGTTCTGAATTTTTAG
- the tuf gene encoding elongation factor Tu (EF-Tu; promotes GTP-dependent binding of aminoacyl-tRNA to the A-site of ribosomes during protein biosynthesis; when the tRNA anticodon matches the mRNA codon, GTP hydrolysis results; the inactive EF-Tu-GDP leaves the ribosome and release of GDP is promoted by elongation factor Ts; many prokaryotes have two copies of the gene encoding EF-Tu), whose product EGGRHTPFFNGYRPQFYFRTTDVTGVASLQDGVEMVMPGDNVQMSVELIAPVAMEKELRFAIREGGRTVGAGVVAEILE is encoded by the coding sequence GGAGGGCGGTCGTCACACGCCTTTCTTCAACGGTTACCGTCCGCAGTTCTACTTCCGGACGACTGACGTGACGGGTGTTGCGTCGCTTCAGGACGGCGTCGAGATGGTGATGCCGGGCGACAACGTCCAGATGAGCGTCGAGCTGATCGCGCCTGTCGCCATGGAAAAGGAACTTCGTTTCGCGATCCGCGAAGGCGGCCGCACCGTGGGCGCGGGCGTCGTCGCTGAAATCCTGGAATAG
- the rplA gene encoding 50S ribosomal protein L1, translating to MPKHGKKYLSARTKVNREAKYTLDETLNLLKETSFAKFDETVEVAMRLGVDPKYPDQQVRGSVVLPNGTGKTLRVLVFAKGDKEKEALDAGADIVGNDELITKIQGGWLEFDKAVATPDMMGSVGKIGKLLGPRGLMPNPKVGTVTFDVSKAVKDLKGGKVDFHVDKTGTLHSGIGKISFGSEKLGENFMAFYEAINKARPSGAKGIYIKTIALSTTMGPGVRLNANTLVTE from the coding sequence ATGCCGAAGCACGGGAAAAAATACCTGTCCGCACGCACCAAGGTGAACAGGGAGGCAAAGTACACTCTCGACGAGACGCTCAACCTGCTCAAGGAGACCTCCTTCGCGAAATTCGACGAGACCGTCGAAGTCGCGATGCGTCTCGGGGTCGATCCCAAGTACCCCGACCAGCAGGTTCGTGGCTCCGTCGTGCTTCCCAACGGAACCGGCAAGACGCTTCGCGTCCTGGTTTTCGCGAAGGGCGACAAGGAAAAAGAGGCACTTGACGCCGGTGCCGATATCGTCGGCAATGACGAGCTTATCACCAAGATCCAGGGTGGTTGGCTCGAGTTCGACAAGGCGGTTGCGACCCCCGACATGATGGGCTCGGTCGGAAAGATCGGCAAGCTGCTCGGCCCCCGCGGCCTGATGCCGAACCCCAAGGTCGGCACCGTCACCTTCGACGTCTCCAAAGCCGTCAAGGACCTCAAGGGCGGGAAGGTCGATTTCCACGTCGACAAGACCGGCACGCTTCACAGCGGCATCGGAAAGATCAGTTTCGGCTCCGAGAAGCTTGGCGAGAATTTCATGGCTTTCTACGAGGCCATCAACAAGGCCAGGCCTTCGGGAGCCAAAGGCATCTATATCAAGACGATCGCCCTGTCCACCACGATGGGGCCCGGCGTCCGTCTCAACGCGAACACGCTGGTGACGGAATAG
- the rplJ gene encoding 50S ribosomal protein L10 → MSKADNVELLKKTISAQKGAVVAEFKGLTVAEITSLRRKLREVNAEFRVVKNTLMRLAATDTEFSRLDDYFKGPTAVAFTYGDPVALAKTMKTFATASPKITLKAGFLDGKALTAPEVEALADVPSREILLSRMVGSLASPLTRLVQVLSGPQRKLVYALDSIRTQKSA, encoded by the coding sequence ATGAGCAAGGCCGATAACGTCGAGTTGCTCAAGAAGACGATCTCCGCCCAGAAAGGGGCGGTGGTTGCCGAATTCAAGGGACTCACTGTGGCCGAAATCACGTCACTTCGCAGGAAGCTGCGCGAGGTCAACGCCGAGTTCCGGGTCGTCAAGAACACCTTGATGCGCCTCGCGGCCACCGATACGGAATTCTCCCGGCTTGACGATTACTTCAAGGGACCGACCGCCGTAGCCTTCACGTATGGCGATCCGGTCGCGCTTGCCAAGACGATGAAGACCTTCGCCACGGCAAGTCCCAAAATCACGCTCAAGGCCGGTTTCCTCGACGGCAAGGCGCTGACCGCGCCCGAAGTCGAGGCATTGGCCGATGTGCCGTCCCGCGAGATCCTGCTCAGTCGCATGGTTGGCAGCCTCGCATCGCCGCTTACGCGACTGGTCCAGGTTCTTTCCGGACCGCAGCGCAAGCTCGTCTACGCACTCGACTCCATCCGAACCCAAAAATCAGCCTGA
- the rpmG gene encoding 50S ribosomal protein L33: MRDIITLACADCKNRNYTTTKNKKTTPDKLELKKFCPSCRKHTNHKETK, translated from the coding sequence ATGAGAGATATCATTACGCTGGCGTGTGCCGATTGCAAGAACCGCAACTATACGACGACCAAGAACAAGAAGACCACCCCGGACAAGCTCGAACTGAAGAAGTTCTGCCCGTCCTGCAGGAAGCACACGAATCACAAGGAAACCAAGTAG
- the nusG gene encoding transcription termination/antitermination protein NusG, with protein sequence MEKQWFVVHTYSGYEKRVLESLKNRVETEGFQEQFGDILIPAETIVEMRNGKKRTGTRSFFPGYLLVQMELTESTWHLVRHTPKVTGFVGGQHPAPIPESEVADIKSQMAEGRLKPKPKVSFTEGENVRVIDGPFSNFNGTVETIKADKGKVVVLVSIFGRATPVELDFTQVEKS encoded by the coding sequence ATGGAGAAACAGTGGTTTGTCGTCCATACCTATTCCGGGTATGAGAAAAGGGTGCTCGAATCGCTGAAGAATCGCGTCGAGACCGAGGGTTTTCAAGAACAGTTCGGCGACATCCTTATTCCGGCGGAGACCATCGTCGAGATGAGGAACGGCAAGAAACGGACCGGAACACGCAGCTTTTTCCCCGGCTATCTCCTTGTCCAGATGGAGCTCACCGAGAGCACTTGGCATCTGGTTCGCCATACCCCCAAGGTCACCGGGTTCGTCGGCGGTCAGCATCCGGCGCCGATTCCCGAATCCGAAGTCGCCGATATCAAGTCGCAGATGGCCGAAGGGCGTCTGAAACCGAAACCCAAGGTGTCTTTCACCGAGGGGGAAAACGTCCGCGTCATCGACGGTCCCTTCTCGAACTTCAACGGCACTGTCGAGACCATCAAGGCAGACAAGGGCAAGGTGGTCGTGCTCGTCTCGATTTTCGGCAGGGCAACCCCGGTCGAACTCGACTTCACGCAAGTCGAAAAAAGTTAA
- the rplK gene encoding 50S ribosomal protein L11: protein MAKKIIAQIKLQIPAGKANPSPPVGPALGQHGVNIMEFCKSFNAKTQGAEGMITPVVITVFADRSFTFITKTPPASVLLLKEAGLPKGSKTPKREKCGKIAKSKVEEIAKLKMVDLDVKDLAAAIKTIEGTARSMGLDVV, encoded by the coding sequence ATGGCAAAAAAGATCATAGCGCAGATCAAGCTGCAGATTCCGGCCGGCAAGGCAAACCCTTCGCCCCCCGTTGGCCCGGCGCTGGGCCAGCACGGCGTCAACATCATGGAATTCTGCAAGTCTTTCAACGCGAAGACCCAGGGCGCCGAGGGGATGATCACTCCCGTCGTCATCACCGTCTTTGCCGATCGGTCGTTTACCTTCATCACGAAGACGCCGCCTGCCTCCGTTCTGTTGCTGAAGGAAGCGGGGCTTCCCAAGGGCAGCAAGACGCCCAAGCGCGAAAAGTGCGGCAAGATCGCCAAGTCCAAGGTCGAAGAGATCGCCAAGCTCAAGATGGTCGATCTCGACGTCAAGGACCTCGCCGCGGCGATCAAGACCATCGAAGGCACCGCTCGCAGCATGGGACTCGACGTCGTCTGA
- the rplL gene encoding 50S ribosomal protein L7/L12: protein MAFNKEEFIASIESMTVLELSELVKALEDRFGVTAAAPVAAAAGPAAAAAVVEEQTEFDVVLTGFGANKINVIKVVRELTGLGLKEAKDLVEGVPKPLKEGIEKKAAEDMKKKIEDAGGTAEVK, encoded by the coding sequence ATGGCTTTCAACAAGGAAGAATTCATCGCAAGCATCGAAAGCATGACCGTTCTCGAACTGAGCGAACTCGTCAAGGCGCTTGAAGACCGCTTCGGCGTGACCGCAGCCGCCCCTGTCGCCGCCGCCGCCGGCCCTGCCGCTGCGGCCGCCGTCGTCGAGGAACAGACCGAGTTCGACGTCGTCCTCACCGGCTTCGGCGCCAATAAGATCAACGTCATCAAGGTTGTTCGCGAGCTGACCGGTCTTGGGCTCAAGGAAGCCAAGGACCTGGTCGAGGGCGTGCCCAAGCCGCTGAAGGAAGGGATCGAGAAGAAGGCTGCCGAAGACATGAAGAAGAAGATCGAGGACGCCGGCGGTACCGCCGAGGTCAAGTAG